The following is a genomic window from Clostridium fungisolvens.
TTTAATTTTAAATAGGGATTACACGATGATTGGAGATACGGTTATACTAACATTAATTATAAGTACAATCATTGGAGAAGGACTGATAAAGCATCTGGTAAGACGTATTAGACCATGTAATTTTTACAAAAATATAAATATGCTGATAACTAGACCGGATTCTTATTCCTTTCCATCAGGGCATACTTTATCTTCTTTTGCCGTTGCAGAAGTATTATCAACATACTTTAGTGAATATAAGCTGCTATTCATTGGAATTGCATTTTTGATCGCATTATCAAGAATATATTTATATGTTCATTATCCAACTGATGTCATAGCTGGAATAATAATTGGAACATTATGTTGTAAATTAGTATTTGTAATCTTAAATGAAGTAGATTTAGCTGATATTACTGGATTTATACAAAGTTTGATATAG
Proteins encoded in this region:
- a CDS encoding phosphatase PAP2 family protein, which translates into the protein MYLSILKKINVFDNYILLSVKRYLQNKYFDRVMTLITSMGNLGAIWVVIALVLILNRDYTMIGDTVILTLIISTIIGEGLIKHLVRRIRPCNFYKNINMLITRPDSYSFPSGHTLSSFAVAEVLSTYFSEYKLLFIGIAFLIALSRIYLYVHYPTDVIAGIIIGTLCCKLVFVILNEVDLADITGFIQSLI